ACTTGTGGCTGGTGCAACTGCTTTTGTGGGAGGACTGATGGGAGGCCCACCTGGCATTGCTGTAGGTGAGTACTTCCTACGGGAAAAAGACGTTCCCTCAAAGCCATCTTAAAGCATCACCAATCCAGTGTATGGAAAATGGAGTTTAGAAGAATTTAGTTTGTGTGATTACAACTACCAGCATCCCTCAGCTAGAGTGGCCAGTAttgatttggggagttgtagttctgAAAAGAATCTTTTCTCAATCTCTGTTGTAAACAAAGTAGATTTAATATCATTAAAGGTGGGGTACATTTGTGCCTGTCTTTCCATATGATAATTTTTCCTTGTGATGAGTTTCTAAGCTGTGTTTATGTACCTTGAagctgaatgcatctgaggaagtagacttaagtctaggaaatctcatgatgccaactttcttctttcatttagtcccgaaagtgctacaagatctctttacatactgatttcacagactaacatgtctataTCTGTGAATAGGAATAATTATGCAGTCGTAAATTTAGTTTAAGACATTGACATCAAACTTTGAAGCCAAGCATGGTGTTTTAAAACGTATCTCTTTGTTTCCTTTGAAGGGGGTGCTGTCGGAGGCTTGATTGGTGCCTGGATGACCAGTGGTCAGTTTAAACCCATCCCTCAGATTATACTGGAATTACCTCCTgtggagcagcagcagctttaTGACCGAGCCTATGCCATCATTAGCCATTTAGACTGGACCGACACTGCACAGCTCATTGCCCTCGTCATGGGAAATATGGCCGTTCAAGAAAAGTTGCTCGCTGTGTTGACAAGCTACATCACCAATGAGCTCAGAGGCGAAATCCAGTATGGACGTTAGATTCCAACCTCAATCTGATTGTATTTTggattgacttttttttttcagggtaGAGAGGGGAGTTGTTTCAGTGAAGAATATTTTAAATCTACTGTTAACAGTAAAGTGGATAATAGTAATTCTAGTAATCATCATCATAggtgatgatgacaatgaagatgataatgatgacTTCCTGAAGAAGGGGCTCATACTGTTTTGGAATAATGTACTTGATTGGTCTGATGAGCCTCTTTTTGACTCCTTTCTGCTGTTCTATTATCACTGCCGAAATATCTTTCTGTGTTGCCGAATACTTGCCAGCACCTTTTTTCAGCCTCCATGTGTAATACTTCAAGACATATCTTGGCTGGAACCCAAATAAGAGTActgtgggccctccacattcacccagttaggggtgcaggacccctatgaaagtggaagaaccacagattaaaaaaacacacttttttttaacctgagagaacagctctctagaaatctgtaggtcctctagtatagctctatggccaacatctggcagaagctgactatagaattgcactggaggacctagtgttttctctaggaatctacaAGTCCTTCAGCATGACTATTTGGTAAACCTCTGACcgagtcacactggagaacctagagattcctagggagaacatattaatcaatctgtaaaagtcaaagccacagatgtggagggccaattgtagttACCAGGACCAACAAGAGCATGTTGCAAGGATAGTTTTCTGGTAACTGATCGGTGGACAAACATTATTCAAAGCTTGGATAAGTTAAATTATTGAAGTACAGTTCTGGTTTCAGAATTGTAACCATAATAGTTTAGGAAAGTAATATTTGCCAACTGACCTCATCCACTTGTGGCATTCTAACGAAATAATGCCACATTGGGCAAACAAGGGGATTATACTGGTCAATATGAATCTCTTAATATTAGATATGGATAACTGcactatggatttttttttaattgctgtatatTGTGGTCTGTTGGACTCATATTCATAGCATCACTTGGAATGATCCATATCAGATTGCCTGGACTTACCTCAGTTATTGTGAAGCACTATTTTAAACAAGAATCAAATAACCTTTTGTGAGCGGTAAAAAAAAATACGCCACAGTTCTGACAATCTGACCAGTGGCTAGACAGGTGAAATGGCCATGGCTTAGTTTGGGATTTATTTGTTCCATGTGTATCTGTATTTATATCTTgttttgtgtatgtatttgtttCCTGCTTTTTACAGCCCTCAAAAGGGTTCCCACGCTGAATAACCACCATCCATTTGAAACATGGAAGCAGCATAGGTTTCCAACACAACACATCGAATGGCACATTTTAAGCATGTGAGGGGCTGTCATTTGGTAAAGCCAGTGTAGTAGATTGGCTAGAACAGAGATATGGAGTGTACAGCCATCCAGAAGTTGTTaaattccaactcccatcattcctcaccattggctatgctagctagggctgatgtgGGTGTATGTTCACTGTTTCTAGGTTaatatgttggactaggaccgGTGAGATGTATGTTCAGCGCCTCATCCAGCCAACTGTCATGGCAGAATTGGGGAATAGAACTCTATAATAACTCATCTGAAAGGGACCTTCTAACAAGGAGGGAAATTATATGTCTTCATTATCTGTTGCACTTCCACTACAAAATGTAAAAGTACTATTTTCATTTGTTGCTGCCTCTccccattttactgtgtcatgtTGTCCTTGGCATGTCCTTCTTGGTCATAGATAATGTTTCTTATTCACAACATCCCTCATAAAACAACCTTTGAGAACCCAGGGCAAGGCATAGGGCATCCAACCCGCCACCCTCCAGTTTTGTTGGCTAAGGGGAGGAAGTGGATTTCtgtcagagctgtagtccaacacatctgaaaggcACAAGGTTGGTGAAGGCTGCATAAGTtagaccccccctttttttttttttgacaactgTATTGGGCAAATGCAATTCAGAAGTCACAAGTTGCCTTCTTTGAGTTCAGAGGTTTTATTTTAGACATCCTACTGGTTCAATTCCAGTTGTTATTAACAGCCCccaagtcaacctcgactcatggcagcTCTgcgggtgagacatctccaagatcccctgtcttccactgctctgctcaaatcTTCAGACTCAGGCTTGTttcctctctgattgagtccaaccatctggcatgtagttttcctctcctactgccttccatctttcttatcatcattgtcttttccaatgattcatgccttctcatgatgtgaccaaagtaca
This genomic stretch from Sceloporus undulatus isolate JIND9_A2432 ecotype Alabama chromosome 8, SceUnd_v1.1, whole genome shotgun sequence harbors:
- the C8H19orf12 gene encoding protein C19orf12 homolog isoform X1, translated to MPINVNDVMQLLCHVSEERKMKAAVKHSGRGALVAGATAFVGGLMGGPPGIAVGGAVGGLIGAWMTSGQFKPIPQIILELPPVEQQQLYDRAYAIISHLDWTDTAQLIALVMGNMAVQEKLLAVLTSYITNELRGEIQYGR
- the C8H19orf12 gene encoding protein C19orf12 homolog isoform X2, with translation MTSGQFKPIPQIILELPPVEQQQLYDRAYAIISHLDWTDTAQLIALVMGNMAVQEKLLAVLTSYITNELRGEIQYGR